In a genomic window of Gloeocapsopsis dulcis:
- a CDS encoding non-ribosomal peptide synthetase, producing the protein MKTKKENSYFKQNIQRNLLNETNFLQNLEVEHNAPALSVNSTYIHQMFEAQVTQTPDAVAVVFDNKYFTCQQLNQRANQLAHYLQSLGVGPEVLVGICIRSLEIVVGLLGILKAGGAYVPLEPEYPLERLSFILQETQVEVLLTQKRLAQSLPASRSLIYLDSDGEVISQQSEENLVCETTESNLTYVIYTSGSTGQPKGVMICHAGICNQLCWRQNTFPLTTADKVLLSFSFSFDPSVWQIFWPLSCGAKLVLARPGGHQDSAYLVKLIAEQQITTIAMVPAMLRLFLEERDVDACKYLRYIFCGGEALPAELQTRFFTRLNIDNVLHNVYGPTEASIDATYYYCDRNSNYRIAPIGRPIANTQIYILNPELQPVPVGVPGELYISGSGLARGYLNRPELTAEKFIPHPFNSEPGIRLYKTFVHTMGGNVLGYRSLAHYLGQDQPFYGLQAKGLDGKQTPHTRVEEMAADYIREIQDFQPFGPYFIGGYSFGGLIAYEMARQLQAQGQKIAVLVLVDTYNRQGLEFEKLSLRSKFSWHLNNLLRLKLKAEFTYIKQKLKQRFYSQKQSTVSLQTTPLQAAFDQALKTYVPQVYSGKLLLFRATQQHKSWSPSMKIDSQLGWGKLVAGGIEIKDLPGHHFNLLREPCVQILAESLQAYLDSMQASE; encoded by the coding sequence ATGAAAACAAAAAAAGAAAATTCCTATTTCAAGCAAAATATCCAAAGAAATCTATTAAACGAAACTAACTTCCTGCAAAATTTAGAAGTAGAACATAATGCTCCAGCCTTGTCCGTTAATTCTACGTACATTCATCAAATGTTTGAAGCTCAAGTAACGCAAACACCTGATGCTGTAGCTGTAGTTTTTGATAATAAATACTTTACTTGTCAGCAGTTAAACCAACGGGCAAATCAGCTAGCACATTACTTGCAGTCACTTGGGGTTGGTCCTGAAGTATTAGTTGGCATCTGCATACGATCCTTAGAGATAGTTGTAGGACTGTTAGGAATTCTTAAAGCTGGAGGAGCTTATGTACCTCTAGAACCCGAGTATCCTTTAGAACGCTTATCCTTTATTTTGCAGGAAACCCAAGTAGAAGTATTACTGACTCAAAAACGACTAGCACAGAGCTTACCAGCCTCTAGATCGCTAATTTATTTAGACTCAGATGGGGAAGTTATATCCCAGCAGAGCGAAGAAAATCTAGTCTGTGAGACAACGGAAAGTAACCTAACATATGTAATCTACACCTCAGGTTCTACAGGACAGCCCAAGGGAGTGATGATTTGCCACGCTGGGATTTGTAATCAACTGTGCTGGAGGCAAAATACTTTTCCACTTACTACAGCAGACAAAGTTTTACTATCGTTTTCGTTTAGCTTCGATCCCTCTGTTTGGCAGATATTTTGGCCCTTATCTTGCGGAGCAAAGTTAGTTTTGGCTCGTCCAGGTGGACATCAAGACAGTGCTTACCTCGTTAAGTTGATTGCCGAGCAGCAGATTACTACAATCGCCATGGTACCTGCGATGCTCCGCTTGTTCTTAGAGGAAAGGGACGTTGATGCTTGTAAATACTTGAGGTATATCTTTTGCGGGGGTGAAGCTTTACCAGCAGAACTCCAAACGCGTTTCTTTACCCGCCTGAACATAGACAATGTTTTGCACAATGTCTATGGTCCCACAGAAGCCTCAATAGATGCTACTTATTACTATTGCGATCGCAATAGTAATTATCGAATTGCCCCGATTGGTCGTCCAATTGCTAATACACAAATTTACATCCTAAACCCTGAGTTACAGCCTGTACCTGTAGGGGTTCCAGGCGAGCTATACATTAGTGGATCAGGGCTTGCTAGGGGGTACCTCAACCGCCCAGAGCTAACTGCCGAGAAATTTATTCCCCATCCCTTCAACAGTGAACCAGGTATCCGTTTGTACAAAACTTTCGTACACACTATGGGTGGTAATGTTTTGGGCTACCGCAGCTTGGCGCATTATCTAGGTCAAGATCAACCCTTTTATGGGCTACAAGCAAAAGGATTGGATGGTAAACAAACTCCCCATACCCGTGTTGAAGAGATGGCAGCTGACTACATCCGAGAAATACAGGATTTCCAGCCCTTTGGTCCTTACTTTATTGGTGGTTACTCTTTTGGAGGTTTAATAGCATATGAGATGGCAAGACAGTTGCAAGCTCAAGGGCAAAAAATAGCTGTATTGGTTTTAGTAGATACCTATAACAGGCAGGGGCTGGAGTTTGAAAAATTATCTTTACGTAGTAAGTTTTCTTGGCATTTAAATAACTTGTTACGACTTAAACTCAAAGCAGAATTTACTTATATAAAACAGAAGTTGAAGCAGAGATTTTATTCGCAAAAACAATCTACAGTATCTCTGCAAACGACGCCATTGCAAGCAGCTTTTGATCAAGCTCTTAAAACTTATGTACCTCAAGTTTACTCAGGTAAGTTACTTCTATTCCGAGCAACTCAACAACATAAATCTTGGTCGCCATCCATGAAAATTGATTCCCAATTAGGCTGGGGTAAATTAGTTGCTGGGGGCATAGAGATTAAAGATCTTCCTGGGCACCACTTCAATCTGTTACGCGAACCCTGCGTACAAATCTTAGCGGAGTCACTACAAGCTTACCTCGATTCAATGCAAGCAAGTGAATAA
- a CDS encoding TspO/MBR family protein: MKARWIILAVSVAIFLGGNLLTSLQDPWFQNLTRPGWLTFESLIPLIWAVVWICGTISAILVWEKSRRARRDRPWLFMGLYIAIGLLTTLYSPVVVELRSLVGGLIFGGLATILAYVVAISVRKVSTTASWLLLPYMLWGPIGTYLTWILIQLNPGVGGI; the protein is encoded by the coding sequence ATGAAAGCTAGATGGATAATTCTTGCCGTTTCAGTAGCAATTTTTTTAGGAGGAAATCTACTGACTTCATTGCAAGATCCGTGGTTTCAAAACTTAACTCGCCCTGGATGGTTAACCTTTGAATCATTGATTCCCCTGATTTGGGCAGTTGTTTGGATTTGTGGCACAATCTCAGCAATTTTAGTCTGGGAAAAATCCCGCCGTGCAAGACGCGATCGCCCGTGGCTATTCATGGGGTTATATATTGCGATCGGCCTCCTCACAACTCTCTATAGTCCTGTCGTTGTCGAATTACGTAGTCTCGTTGGTGGATTAATTTTTGGCGGATTGGCAACGATATTAGCTTATGTTGTGGCGATTTCTGTCCGTAAGGTATCAACAACAGCGTCTTGGTTACTCCTACCATATATGCTTTGGGGACCAATCGGCACCTATCTCACTTGGATATTGATTCAGCTCAATCCTGGCGTAGGAGGAATATAG
- a CDS encoding response regulator transcription factor has product MPHVLLVDDEVPLCESLTYALQKEGYEVTTAGDGATALKLFHKQVPDIILLDLMLPEVDGMELCWRIRAFSNIPIIMLTAKDQDIDKVWGLEAGADDYITKPFNTRELLARIKTVMRRHIAGQA; this is encoded by the coding sequence ATGCCTCACGTTTTACTAGTAGATGACGAAGTACCATTGTGCGAAAGCCTCACCTATGCACTTCAGAAAGAAGGATATGAAGTGACGACGGCAGGGGATGGAGCCACTGCCTTGAAGTTATTTCACAAGCAAGTTCCAGATATTATTCTGCTTGATTTAATGCTGCCAGAAGTCGATGGAATGGAGCTTTGCTGGCGAATTCGGGCATTCTCTAACATTCCGATCATCATGCTAACCGCCAAAGACCAGGATATTGACAAAGTTTGGGGGCTAGAGGCAGGTGCCGATGACTACATCACTAAACCATTCAATACCCGCGAACTATTAGCCCGCATTAAAACCGTTATGCGTCGTCATATTGCTGGTCAAGCTTGA
- the cobJ gene encoding precorrin-3B C(17)-methyltransferase gives MLTLQNFQPLAAIATTPTAAKTLQQLCQNGITLWVPESIEGIAGAKVYTGSLKSHVAEHWKTHQGLIFGLATGAVVRLIAPLLQHKSCDPAIVVVDETGKFVISLCSGHQGGADKLTQAIAQLLNATPVLTGAASTLGLPAVDILGIPFGWQRGEGNWTEVSAAIARSEPVQVIQEAGSTLWQSTVSFQKSSLSLEASLDTIPRIYITPLSEKGKALHPLPLTPHPSIHWHPRVLWLGIGCERGTSRELIESTIKHVCQDHQLAEQAIAGIATIDIKADEVGLVEMCRDRNFPLCTFPADILCSVTVPNPSKIVDAEVGTPSVAEAAALCAAKAQHLLVSKQIFRASTEFQGAVTVAIAQAEQEYTGRTGCLLLVGIGPGQLDQITPAAQAAVASADAVIGYSLYIDLIAPLLQPHQIIEALPITQERQRAQRAIALAQWGLTVAVVSSGDIGIYGMAGLVLEELQTQGWDGNTPKVEVFPGITAMQAAAARLGAPLMHDFCAISLSDLLTPWEVIEKRLHAAAMADFVTALYNPRSQTRIQQLTTAIEIFLQYRNPQTPVAVVRSVYRQDEQITLTTLEKLLDIPIDMLSTVLIGNQSTRTHGNWMITPRGYNTG, from the coding sequence GTGTTAACTTTGCAAAACTTTCAACCACTCGCGGCGATCGCCACAACTCCAACAGCAGCTAAAACGCTACAGCAATTGTGTCAAAATGGTATCACACTTTGGGTTCCAGAATCAATTGAAGGTATTGCAGGAGCAAAGGTTTACACAGGTTCGCTCAAAAGTCATGTTGCTGAACATTGGAAAACACACCAAGGTTTAATATTTGGTTTAGCAACGGGGGCTGTCGTGCGACTAATAGCGCCTTTACTCCAACATAAATCCTGCGATCCGGCAATTGTTGTTGTCGATGAAACTGGTAAATTTGTGATCAGTTTGTGCAGTGGACATCAAGGCGGCGCGGATAAACTGACACAAGCGATCGCACAGCTACTCAATGCGACACCTGTACTAACTGGCGCTGCATCTACATTAGGATTGCCAGCAGTTGATATTTTAGGTATTCCCTTCGGTTGGCAACGCGGTGAGGGAAACTGGACAGAAGTAAGTGCAGCGATCGCCCGCAGTGAACCAGTACAAGTCATTCAAGAAGCCGGTTCTACCCTATGGCAATCAACCGTTAGCTTTCAAAAATCCAGCTTGAGTTTAGAAGCCTCTTTAGATACAATTCCCAGAATCTATATTACCCCACTCTCCGAGAAGGGCAAAGCCCTACACCCCTTACCCCTCACTCCTCACCCCTCCATCCATTGGCATCCTCGTGTTCTCTGGCTAGGAATTGGGTGCGAACGCGGGACATCGCGTGAACTAATTGAAAGCACAATTAAACACGTATGTCAAGATCATCAATTAGCTGAACAGGCAATCGCTGGTATTGCCACGATTGATATCAAAGCCGATGAAGTTGGGTTAGTTGAAATGTGTCGCGATCGCAATTTCCCTTTATGCACCTTTCCTGCGGATATTTTATGTTCTGTTACTGTACCCAATCCCTCAAAAATTGTTGATGCTGAAGTGGGAACCCCCAGCGTAGCTGAGGCTGCGGCGTTGTGTGCTGCCAAGGCTCAACATTTACTTGTTTCTAAGCAAATTTTTCGCGCTTCTACTGAATTTCAAGGTGCGGTTACAGTTGCGATCGCCCAAGCTGAACAAGAATATACTGGACGTACTGGTTGTTTGTTACTTGTTGGTATAGGACCAGGACAGTTAGACCAAATAACTCCAGCTGCACAAGCTGCGGTAGCTTCTGCGGATGCAGTCATTGGTTACTCGCTGTACATCGACTTAATCGCCCCACTCCTCCAGCCGCATCAAATTATTGAAGCCTTACCAATTACTCAAGAACGCCAACGGGCGCAACGGGCGATCGCACTCGCGCAGTGGGGTTTAACTGTAGCTGTAGTTTCTTCAGGTGATATTGGCATTTATGGCATGGCGGGTTTAGTTCTAGAGGAACTGCAAACACAAGGCTGGGATGGTAATACTCCAAAAGTAGAAGTCTTTCCAGGAATTACAGCAATGCAAGCCGCCGCCGCACGTTTAGGTGCGCCATTAATGCATGATTTTTGTGCAATTAGTTTAAGCGATCTACTGACACCGTGGGAAGTCATTGAAAAACGCTTACACGCTGCAGCCATGGCAGATTTTGTTACGGCGCTGTATAATCCGCGATCGCAAACACGCATTCAACAACTCACGACTGCGATCGAGATATTTCTGCAATATCGCAATCCTCAAACACCTGTTGCTGTAGTCCGTTCGGTATATCGCCAAGATGAACAAATTACCTTAACGACACTTGAAAAACTGCTCGATATTCCTATAGATATGTTGAGTACGGTTCTCATAGGCAATCAAAGTACCCGCACCCACGGAAACTGGATGATTACGCCGCGAGGCTATAACACTGGGTGA